One Deinococcus sp. LM3 genomic region harbors:
- a CDS encoding redox-sensing transcriptional repressor Rex, producing the protein MAEIPTAAISRLVTYLRILEQLETQDISRTSSSDLAERAGVSAFQVRKDLAYFGRFGTRGMGYTVPILKRELVRVLGLNQTWNVVIVGVGRLGQAIANYPGASDYQFQYVGLFDVNPAIVGQQVRGLTVRHTDELRDFARHTTVDMGFLAVPPEHAQDAAQALADAGIKGILNFAPVVIQPRTLERGGPQEISDEWRGLIVENIDFLAGMKRLAFYILNPHLKDAPTPEDPA; encoded by the coding sequence GTGGCCGAAATTCCCACAGCCGCCATCAGCCGCCTCGTCACCTACCTGCGCATCCTCGAACAACTCGAAACGCAGGACATCAGCCGCACCAGCAGCAGCGACCTCGCCGAACGCGCCGGCGTCAGCGCCTTCCAGGTCCGCAAGGACCTCGCGTACTTCGGCCGCTTCGGCACGCGCGGCATGGGCTACACCGTCCCCATCCTCAAACGCGAACTCGTCCGGGTCCTCGGCCTCAACCAGACCTGGAACGTCGTCATCGTCGGTGTCGGCCGCCTCGGACAGGCCATCGCCAACTACCCCGGCGCCAGCGACTACCAGTTCCAGTACGTCGGCCTGTTCGACGTGAACCCCGCCATCGTCGGCCAGCAGGTGCGCGGCCTCACCGTCCGCCACACCGACGAACTCCGCGACTTCGCCCGCCACACCACCGTCGACATGGGCTTCCTCGCCGTGCCGCCCGAACACGCCCAGGACGCCGCGCAGGCCCTCGCCGACGCCGGCATCAAGGGCATCCTCAACTTCGCGCCCGTCGTCATTCAACCCCGCACCCTCGAACGCGGCGGGCCGCAAGAAATCAGTGACGAATGGCGTGGTCTTATCGTCGAAAACATCGACTTCCTCGCCGGCATGAAACGCCTCGCCTTCTACATTCTCAACCCACACCTCAAAGACGCCCCCACCCCGGAGGACCCCGCATGA
- a CDS encoding SPOR domain-containing protein, with amino-acid sequence MSRAPTTPRRWPDLLIGLLVLLLLGGFGTLLLRGNPQGAPAAGTDSSAASTDTPAEATIPGAPGTTETGGITTAPITAVPSTDAPAAPTSDAAPQDSAVTDAPIIEAAPIGTPETTADPAAGASTDEASTDEASTDAASTGEASTDADETDPDAADQTPATAGGPAPRVEGAVPTSESRVPLRSDYRITLGTFSSETAAQNAAAPVQGIGYTVYPIDVGAQVVAQIGPFADEQSARQALADVQRAYPGAVLYPPRNQPAAATPAPATPSQATSAAPAATPATSAPATPAAPSGPTYLQVGAFDRVESAQNLVQQLRDLGYAPTVSAPEGRKVTVLVGPYENPDALTRTEARLATNGLDSFRVR; translated from the coding sequence ATGAGCCGCGCCCCCACCACCCCGCGCCGCTGGCCCGACCTGCTGATCGGGCTGCTGGTCCTGCTGCTGCTGGGCGGCTTCGGCACGCTGCTGCTGCGCGGCAACCCACAGGGCGCCCCGGCGGCCGGGACGGACTCCTCCGCCGCCTCCACAGACACCCCCGCCGAGGCGACCATTCCTGGCGCGCCCGGCACCACCGAGACTGGGGGGATCACCACCGCGCCCATCACGGCGGTCCCCAGCACCGACGCCCCGGCCGCACCCACCAGCGACGCCGCCCCGCAGGACAGCGCCGTCACCGACGCACCGATCATCGAGGCCGCGCCCATCGGCACGCCAGAAACCACCGCCGACCCGGCCGCCGGCGCCAGCACGGATGAAGCCAGCACGGACGAGGCCAGCACCGATGCGGCCAGCACAGGCGAGGCCAGCACGGACGCCGACGAAACCGACCCCGACGCGGCCGACCAGACCCCGGCCACCGCCGGCGGCCCGGCCCCCCGCGTGGAAGGCGCGGTGCCCACCAGCGAAAGCCGCGTGCCGCTGCGCAGCGACTACCGCATCACGCTCGGCACGTTCAGCAGCGAAACGGCCGCGCAGAACGCCGCCGCGCCCGTCCAGGGCATCGGCTACACCGTCTACCCCATCGACGTGGGCGCGCAGGTCGTCGCGCAGATCGGTCCCTTCGCCGACGAGCAGAGCGCCCGGCAGGCCCTCGCGGACGTGCAGCGCGCCTACCCCGGCGCGGTCCTGTACCCCCCGCGCAACCAGCCGGCCGCCGCCACGCCAGCCCCGGCCACCCCCTCCCAGGCCACCAGCGCAGCCCCCGCAGCCACCCCGGCCACCAGCGCGCCCGCCACCCCGGCGGCCCCCAGCGGCCCCACCTACCTGCAGGTCGGCGCATTCGACCGCGTGGAAAGCGCCCAGAACCTCGTGCAGCAACTCCGGGACCTCGGGTACGCCCCCACCGTCAGCGCCCCCGAAGGCCGCAAGGTCACGGTCCTCGTCGGCCCCTACGAGAACCCCGACGCCCTGACCCGCACCGAAGCCCGCCTCGCCACCAACGGCCTCGACAGCTTCCGGGTTCGCTAA
- a CDS encoding tetratricopeptide repeat protein has translation MTQYTRSVLLGLTLALASQGAAQTMIETVGAAGIQNTLQSAGTPAIPKVTVPTAPGAASDAGSAATPTVTVTPLTAEQQTQLEAAQAAFRAGQLPQARAAFESLITQNYTNPAPHFGLGLVLFAQNDDKGAAFEFTQFAALAPTRFEGPYNLGVIATRQGNHEQALTLYTQAAGLMKDQAGPAAQRQVLEALAAEQTRKADFAALSGTLAAIGTLDPQDLDVQYRLAQARTLSGQGAAALPGVYALLAQAPARVDAALLLADIYVAQGLPDRAVRELDAAAARVTNGSDRSALLLRKANVLAQGGDTRAAVFAAQDATRADSRNAAAFARVGELRALRGDRPGALTFYQNAVKLAPDNAAYRAALAGVRLTLNQNAQAAADAALTLTLRPDDTTLARALFVQGVAAYRQGQYAQAIRALSSSQTRAPSAETSLWLGLSAYAQKDYPAAATALGESVKLSPTPTARLNLASALLASARYAEAEAILRGLVSDDPKNAEAWFQLGLSQRAQARETDARASLKTAAALGSTRAAGALK, from the coding sequence GTGACGCAATACACACGCTCCGTTCTGCTGGGCCTGACGCTGGCCCTCGCCAGCCAGGGTGCCGCCCAGACCATGATCGAGACGGTCGGTGCGGCCGGCATTCAGAACACCCTGCAATCCGCCGGTACGCCCGCCATCCCGAAAGTGACCGTTCCCACCGCGCCGGGCGCCGCCAGTGACGCCGGCAGCGCCGCCACCCCGACCGTCACCGTCACGCCCCTGACCGCCGAACAGCAGACCCAGCTGGAAGCCGCGCAGGCCGCGTTCCGCGCCGGGCAACTCCCGCAGGCGCGCGCCGCCTTCGAATCGCTGATCACGCAGAACTACACCAACCCCGCCCCGCACTTCGGGCTGGGGCTGGTGCTGTTCGCGCAGAACGACGACAAGGGCGCCGCCTTCGAATTCACGCAGTTCGCAGCGCTGGCCCCCACCCGCTTCGAGGGGCCGTACAACCTGGGCGTGATCGCCACCCGCCAGGGGAACCACGAGCAGGCGCTCACGCTGTACACCCAGGCCGCCGGCCTGATGAAAGATCAGGCGGGACCGGCCGCGCAGCGTCAGGTCCTCGAGGCGCTCGCCGCCGAGCAGACCCGCAAGGCCGACTTCGCCGCGCTGAGCGGCACGCTGGCCGCCATCGGCACCCTGGACCCGCAGGACCTGGACGTCCAGTACCGCCTCGCGCAGGCCCGGACCCTCAGCGGACAGGGCGCCGCCGCGCTGCCCGGCGTGTACGCGCTGCTGGCGCAGGCCCCGGCCCGCGTGGACGCCGCGCTGCTGCTGGCCGACATCTACGTCGCGCAGGGCCTCCCGGACCGCGCCGTGCGGGAACTCGACGCGGCCGCCGCGCGCGTCACGAACGGCAGCGACCGCTCGGCGCTGCTGCTGCGCAAGGCCAACGTCCTCGCCCAGGGCGGCGACACGCGCGCCGCCGTGTTCGCTGCGCAGGACGCCACCCGCGCCGACAGCCGCAACGCCGCCGCCTTCGCCCGCGTGGGCGAACTGCGCGCCCTGCGCGGCGACCGGCCCGGCGCCCTGACCTTCTACCAGAACGCCGTGAAGCTCGCGCCTGACAACGCCGCCTACCGCGCCGCGCTGGCCGGGGTGCGCCTGACCCTCAACCAGAACGCCCAGGCCGCCGCCGACGCCGCGCTGACCCTGACGCTGCGCCCCGACGACACCACCCTGGCCCGCGCGCTGTTCGTGCAGGGCGTCGCCGCCTACCGCCAGGGGCAGTACGCCCAGGCGATCCGCGCCCTGAGCTCCAGCCAGACGCGCGCGCCCAGCGCCGAGACCAGCCTGTGGCTGGGCCTCAGCGCGTACGCGCAGAAGGACTACCCGGCCGCCGCGACCGCGCTGGGCGAGAGCGTGAAACTCAGTCCCACGCCCACCGCCCGCCTGAACCTCGCCAGCGCCCTGCTGGCCAGCGCCCGCTACGCGGAAGCCGAGGCGATCCTGCGCGGCCTCGTCAGCGACGACCCGAAGAACGCCGAGGCGTGGTTCCAGCTGGGCCTGTCGCAGCGCGCCCAGGCGCGTGAAACCGACGCCCGCGCGTCCCTGAAGACCGCCGCCGCGCTGGGCAGCACCCGCGCCGCCGGGGCCCTCAAATGA
- the rlmN gene encoding 23S rRNA (adenine(2503)-C(2))-methyltransferase RlmN gives MELLLDLHPDAYPLQGFRRKQLLEWVFEQGVGTFDAMTNLPAQARAELEASYQLNPFKLIETVRSADGSVKYLFTLMDGRQMEAVYMPYLDRKTICVSTMVGCPARCAFCATGAMGFGRNLTPGEIVGQVLAVAGGEGFAPREIRNLVFMGMGEAMLNYDHTMLAARILLHPDALDMSKRRVTLSTVGIAKGIQRLATEDDLGIKLAISLHAPDEETRRRIIPTGAVNSIEEIMAAAREYQSVTGRRITMEYTMLKGINDHLWQAELLADLLRGMVSHVNLIPMNPWPGSDFESTTEEQLQAFYDTLEARGVDVSVRRSRGRDAGAACGQLALKRPYAVSGEQGTGTTAGA, from the coding sequence ATGGAGCTTTTACTGGACCTTCACCCCGACGCCTACCCGCTGCAGGGCTTTCGCCGCAAGCAGTTGCTGGAGTGGGTGTTCGAGCAGGGCGTGGGCACCTTCGACGCCATGACCAACCTGCCCGCCCAGGCCCGCGCGGAACTGGAGGCGTCGTACCAGCTGAACCCGTTCAAGCTGATCGAGACGGTCCGCAGCGCCGACGGCAGCGTGAAGTACCTGTTCACGCTGATGGACGGCCGGCAGATGGAAGCGGTGTACATGCCGTACCTGGACCGCAAGACCATCTGCGTGTCCACCATGGTCGGCTGCCCCGCCAGGTGCGCGTTCTGCGCGACCGGCGCGATGGGGTTCGGCCGGAACCTGACGCCCGGCGAGATCGTGGGGCAGGTGCTGGCCGTGGCGGGCGGCGAGGGCTTCGCGCCGCGCGAGATCCGCAACCTGGTGTTCATGGGCATGGGTGAGGCCATGCTGAACTACGACCACACCATGCTGGCCGCGCGCATCCTGCTGCACCCGGACGCGCTGGACATGAGCAAACGCCGCGTGACGCTCTCCACGGTCGGCATTGCCAAGGGCATCCAGAGGCTGGCGACCGAGGACGACCTGGGCATCAAACTGGCGATCAGTCTGCACGCCCCGGACGAGGAGACGCGCCGCCGCATCATCCCGACCGGCGCGGTGAACTCCATTGAGGAGATCATGGCCGCCGCCCGCGAGTACCAGTCGGTCACGGGCCGCCGCATCACCATGGAGTACACGATGCTGAAGGGAATCAACGATCACCTGTGGCAGGCCGAACTGCTGGCCGACCTGCTGCGCGGCATGGTCAGTCACGTGAACCTGATTCCCATGAATCCCTGGCCCGGCTCGGACTTCGAGAGCACCACCGAGGAGCAGCTCCAGGCCTTCTACGACACCCTGGAAGCGCGCGGGGTGGACGTCAGCGTGCGCCGCTCGCGCGGGCGGGATGCGGGGGCCGCCTGCGGGCAACTGGCCCTGAAACGCCCCTACGCCGTCAGCGGTGAGCAGGGCACCGGAACAACCGCCGGCGCCTGA
- a CDS encoding PhzF family phenazine biosynthesis protein translates to MNAESAPVTDSETTPVPDLRRVFAAPDGNGGKLVAVLPQGGDEQARAAASGAPLSVFVQAADPTGLRLRVFTPTREKGSSDSAAIAALSAVQGSAGLLDVVEVTQGDPEAGGEVQMAQLCGGEWLLRQGVVTVQAVMADLSALELSALGLSPTEPAWVAGTGRPNLVAEVADLGALDAFVPDDAAVSGVNRATGTTGLILFCVGGPARADVSFRAFGPLKGFTEDAASSNMLACLTGVLGHLGRLPADSTLIRAAQRRPGQPARLSAQYAPADGGTEVWVGGRVTPV, encoded by the coding sequence ATGAACGCCGAATCCGCTCCCGTCACCGACTCTGAAACCACGCCCGTGCCGGACCTGCGCCGGGTCTTCGCCGCGCCGGACGGCAACGGCGGCAAGCTGGTGGCCGTCTTACCGCAGGGCGGCGACGAGCAGGCGCGCGCCGCTGCCTCGGGTGCGCCCCTGAGCGTGTTCGTGCAGGCCGCCGACCCGACGGGTCTGAGGCTGCGGGTGTTCACGCCGACCCGTGAGAAGGGCAGCAGTGATAGCGCCGCCATCGCCGCGCTGAGCGCCGTGCAGGGCAGCGCGGGCCTGCTGGACGTGGTGGAGGTCACGCAGGGCGACCCGGAGGCGGGCGGCGAGGTGCAGATGGCGCAGTTGTGCGGCGGCGAGTGGCTGCTGCGTCAGGGCGTGGTGACGGTGCAGGCGGTCATGGCGGACCTGTCGGCGCTGGAGTTGTCGGCGCTGGGGCTCTCCCCTACCGAACCGGCCTGGGTGGCCGGGACGGGCCGTCCGAATCTGGTGGCCGAGGTCGCGGACCTGGGCGCGCTGGACGCCTTCGTGCCGGACGACGCGGCCGTGAGCGGCGTGAACCGCGCGACCGGCACGACCGGCCTGATCCTGTTCTGCGTGGGCGGCCCGGCCCGCGCGGACGTGAGCTTCCGGGCGTTCGGGCCGCTGAAGGGCTTTACCGAGGACGCCGCGAGCAGCAACATGCTCGCCTGCCTGACCGGCGTGCTGGGCCACCTGGGTCGCCTGCCGGCAGACAGTACCCTGATCCGCGCGGCGCAGCGCCGGCCCGGTCAGCCCGCCCGCCTGAGCGCCCAGTACGCCCCGGCGGACGGCGGCACCGAGGTCTGGGTGGGGGGCCGGGTCACGCCGGTCTGA
- the lysS gene encoding homocitrate synthase, producing the protein MTQDPTATAEHPAPLIPATSWAIIDSTLREGEQFARGNFKTDDKIEIARALDAFGAEFIEVTTPMVSAQTHADIRRLTGLGLNAKFLTHVRCHMDDVQRAVDTGVDGLDLLFGTSSFLREFSHGKNIGQIIEAAQEVISWIKTNHPDLQIRFSAEDTFRSEEADLMAVYKAVSDLGVHRVGLADTVGVATPRQVYTLVREVRKVIHAECGIEFHGHNDTGCAVSNAYEAVEAGATHIDTTILGIGERNGITPLGGFLARMFTFDPQGLIDKYNLDMLPELDRMIARMVDLPIPWNNYLTGEFAYNHKAGMHLKAIYLNPGAYEAIPPGVFGVGRRIQAASKVTGKHAIAYKAREMGLHYGEDALRRVTDHIKALAEHNELDDEHLETLLREWVSA; encoded by the coding sequence ATGACCCAGGACCCCACCGCGACCGCCGAACACCCCGCCCCCCTGATCCCCGCGACCTCGTGGGCGATCATCGACTCCACCCTGCGGGAGGGCGAGCAGTTCGCACGCGGGAACTTCAAGACCGACGACAAGATCGAGATCGCCCGCGCCCTGGACGCCTTCGGCGCGGAATTCATCGAGGTCACCACCCCGATGGTCAGCGCCCAGACGCACGCCGACATCCGCCGCCTGACGGGCCTGGGCCTGAACGCCAAGTTCCTCACGCACGTCCGCTGCCACATGGACGACGTGCAGCGCGCCGTGGACACCGGCGTGGACGGCCTGGACCTGCTGTTCGGCACCAGCTCCTTCCTGCGGGAATTCAGCCACGGCAAGAACATCGGGCAGATCATCGAGGCCGCGCAGGAAGTCATCAGCTGGATCAAGACCAACCACCCGGACCTCCAGATCCGCTTCAGCGCCGAGGACACCTTCCGCAGCGAGGAAGCCGACCTGATGGCCGTCTACAAGGCCGTCTCGGACCTGGGCGTGCACCGCGTCGGACTGGCCGACACGGTCGGCGTCGCCACGCCCCGGCAGGTGTACACCCTGGTCCGCGAGGTCCGCAAGGTCATCCACGCCGAGTGCGGCATCGAATTCCACGGCCACAACGACACGGGCTGCGCTGTCAGTAACGCCTACGAAGCCGTCGAGGCGGGCGCCACCCACATCGACACCACCATCCTCGGCATCGGCGAACGCAACGGCATCACGCCGCTCGGCGGGTTCCTGGCCCGCATGTTCACCTTCGATCCGCAGGGCCTGATCGACAAGTACAACCTCGACATGCTCCCGGAACTCGACCGCATGATCGCCCGCATGGTCGACCTGCCCATCCCCTGGAACAACTACCTGACCGGCGAATTCGCGTACAACCACAAGGCCGGCATGCACCTGAAAGCCATCTACCTGAACCCCGGCGCCTATGAGGCCATCCCGCCCGGCGTGTTCGGCGTGGGCCGCCGCATCCAGGCGGCCAGCAAGGTCACGGGCAAACACGCCATCGCCTACAAGGCCCGCGAGATGGGCCTGCACTACGGCGAGGACGCCCTGCGGCGCGTCACCGACCACATCAAGGCGCTGGCCGAGCACAACGAACTGGACGACGAGCACCTCGAAACCCTGCTGCGCGAGTGGGTCAGCGCGTAA
- a CDS encoding MATE family efflux transporter, with protein MSVVPSITPPTESIKSPGREIAAIAVPVSLEMVIQLVLTFINQIIVGTLGAVAVAAVGLSGSLGFLFFVTLGALGSGTSILVARRAGASDQTGVNQTLTVSVATSVLAAALLTVPVVLGAGTLLSLAGGEEAVTRTAIPYMQVSMLALIPGSLAWILSGALRSLGHARTPLVATVITVIVESLVAYGLVFGVGPLPQLGVVGAAWALVIANTLKVALLAYQIYGPRHLAALTLPPGPRGGPSPRPC; from the coding sequence ATGTCTGTCGTGCCCTCCATCACCCCACCAACTGAATCGATCAAGAGTCCGGGACGCGAAATCGCGGCCATCGCCGTCCCCGTCAGCCTTGAAATGGTCATTCAGCTCGTCCTGACCTTCATCAACCAGATCATCGTCGGCACGCTCGGCGCAGTCGCCGTCGCCGCCGTCGGCCTGAGCGGCAGCCTCGGCTTCCTGTTCTTCGTTACCCTCGGCGCGCTCGGCAGCGGCACCTCCATCCTCGTCGCCCGCCGCGCCGGCGCCAGCGACCAGACCGGCGTCAACCAGACCCTGACCGTCAGCGTCGCCACCAGCGTCCTCGCGGCGGCCCTCCTGACCGTCCCGGTCGTCCTGGGCGCCGGCACGCTCCTCTCCCTGGCCGGCGGCGAGGAAGCCGTCACCCGCACCGCCATCCCCTACATGCAGGTCAGCATGCTCGCCCTGATTCCCGGCAGCCTCGCCTGGATTCTCAGCGGCGCGCTGCGCTCCCTCGGGCACGCCCGCACCCCGCTGGTCGCCACCGTCATCACCGTGATCGTCGAGAGCCTCGTCGCGTACGGGCTGGTGTTCGGCGTCGGCCCCCTCCCGCAGCTCGGGGTGGTCGGCGCGGCCTGGGCGCTGGTGATCGCCAACACCCTGAAAGTCGCGCTGCTCGCTTACCAGATCTACGGTCCCCGCCACCTCGCCGCGCTCACCCTGCCCCCCGGCCCGCGTGGCGGTCCATCGCCGCGCCCCTGCTGA
- a CDS encoding MATE family efflux transporter yields MYAAVFARVGTAALAASQIVHTLEGIFIVGSFGLMSAATVFIGRSLGAGDAAAAQLWLSRIGRAGIVTGIGFGVLFAASALTVPGLFPKVGADVHHIALFGILISAVTQVVKVRNMIIGGGVLPGAADGKGVIIGDVVGAFVVGLPLAIGLGLYSPLGVWGVFLARSAEEVVKVLIFEWRRRRIDWDRLATEQRGKEVAAAH; encoded by the coding sequence ATGTACGCCGCCGTGTTCGCCCGCGTCGGTACCGCCGCCCTGGCCGCCAGCCAGATCGTGCACACCCTGGAAGGCATCTTCATCGTCGGGTCCTTCGGCCTGATGAGCGCCGCCACCGTCTTCATCGGCCGCTCCCTGGGGGCGGGCGACGCGGCCGCCGCGCAACTCTGGCTTTCCCGCATCGGCCGCGCCGGCATCGTCACCGGCATCGGCTTCGGCGTGCTGTTCGCCGCGAGCGCCCTGACCGTGCCCGGCCTGTTCCCGAAAGTCGGCGCGGACGTGCATCACATCGCCCTGTTCGGCATCCTGATCAGCGCCGTCACGCAGGTCGTCAAGGTCCGCAACATGATCATCGGTGGCGGCGTCCTGCCCGGCGCGGCCGACGGCAAGGGCGTCATCATCGGTGACGTCGTGGGCGCGTTCGTCGTCGGCCTGCCGCTCGCCATCGGCCTGGGCCTGTACTCCCCGCTGGGCGTGTGGGGCGTGTTCCTGGCCCGCAGCGCCGAGGAGGTCGTGAAGGTCCTGATCTTCGAATGGAGGCGCCGCCGCATCGACTGGGACCGCCTCGCCACCGAGCAACGCGGCAAGGAAGTGGCCGCCGCCCACTGA
- a CDS encoding ABC transporter ATP-binding protein gives MTASVQEGVRPASTTTRSGAPLSLDGVTFRYPSRRRTGAGVGPLTLDVPAGEFLCVVGASGSGKSTLLSLLAGFLKPQAGSITLGGEAVRGPHPRLTLVQQEAALFPWLTVAGNVGFGLRGLNRAERQARVADALRQVGLAEYGARRPHELSGGQRQRVALARALAIQPGLLLLDEPFSALDHATRTALADELLALWWQHKVTVVFVTHQLEEALHLGQRVVALRAGQVVLDAPAKSVSLDDLRRTLEDEAQ, from the coding sequence ATGACCGCGTCCGTTCAGGAAGGTGTCCGCCCGGCGTCCACGACGACCCGCAGCGGTGCGCCGCTGTCGCTGGACGGCGTGACGTTCCGCTACCCGTCGCGCCGCCGCACCGGGGCCGGCGTGGGCCCACTCACGCTGGACGTGCCGGCCGGGGAGTTCCTGTGCGTGGTCGGTGCGTCCGGCAGCGGCAAGAGCACCCTGCTGAGCCTGCTGGCCGGGTTCCTGAAACCCCAGGCGGGCAGCATCACGCTGGGCGGCGAGGCCGTCCGGGGGCCGCACCCGCGCCTGACGCTGGTACAGCAGGAAGCGGCGCTGTTCCCGTGGCTGACCGTCGCCGGGAACGTGGGCTTCGGGCTGCGCGGCCTGAACCGCGCCGAGCGGCAGGCGCGGGTGGCCGACGCCCTGCGGCAGGTGGGCCTCGCGGAGTACGGCGCGCGCCGCCCGCACGAACTGAGCGGCGGTCAGCGGCAACGGGTCGCCCTGGCCCGCGCGCTGGCGATCCAGCCGGGCCTGCTGCTGCTCGACGAGCCGTTCAGCGCCCTGGATCACGCCACCCGCACCGCCCTGGCCGATGAGCTGCTGGCCCTGTGGTGGCAGCACAAGGTGACGGTCGTGTTCGTCACGCACCAGCTGGAGGAGGCTCTGCACCTGGGGCAGCGGGTGGTGGCGCTGCGGGCCGGTCAGGTCGTCCTGGACGCCCCTGCCAAGAGCGTCAGCCTGGACGATCTGCGCCGCACCCTGGAAGACGAGGCACAGTAA
- a CDS encoding ABC transporter permease — protein sequence MTASPLNPERPVAVRSGPPRWQTLLTQLTGLLIIVGLWWLVTDVLKLYPPYVFPGPKAVWTEVSYGLWGTGPQDGKLLSAIGGSLRRVLTGYVIAVLLGVVVGLLMGAWRPLRTTLGAYLTGIQSVPSIAFVPFAILFLGLNERAVLFVVILEGFIPVALAVSGALLNVPPALRVAGRTLGAGSLSLMLRVLLPASVPSILTGLRTAWSFSWRALVGGELLIAGAASLGEQLEVGRNTANVALVLATIIIIGVIGGLFDAVLRAAETRVRRDYGLEVPA from the coding sequence GTGACTGCTTCTCCCCTGAACCCCGAGCGTCCCGTTGCCGTCCGCAGCGGACCGCCCCGCTGGCAGACCCTGCTGACGCAACTGACCGGGCTGCTGATCATCGTGGGGCTCTGGTGGCTGGTCACCGACGTTCTGAAACTGTACCCGCCGTACGTGTTCCCAGGCCCGAAGGCCGTGTGGACCGAGGTCAGTTACGGCCTGTGGGGCACAGGCCCCCAGGACGGCAAGCTGCTGTCCGCCATCGGCGGGAGCCTGCGCCGCGTCCTGACGGGCTACGTGATCGCCGTGCTGCTGGGCGTGGTCGTGGGCCTGCTGATGGGCGCGTGGCGGCCGCTGCGGACCACGCTGGGCGCGTACCTGACCGGCATTCAGAGCGTGCCGAGCATCGCGTTCGTGCCGTTCGCGATCCTGTTCCTGGGCCTGAACGAACGCGCGGTGCTGTTCGTGGTCATCCTGGAGGGATTCATTCCGGTGGCGCTCGCGGTGTCCGGCGCGCTGCTGAACGTGCCCCCGGCGCTGCGCGTGGCGGGCCGCACGCTGGGGGCCGGATCGCTGAGCCTGATGCTGCGGGTGCTGCTGCCCGCCAGCGTGCCGAGCATCCTGACCGGGCTGCGCACCGCCTGGAGTTTCTCGTGGCGCGCGCTGGTCGGCGGGGAACTCCTGATCGCCGGGGCGGCCAGCCTGGGCGAGCAGCTGGAGGTCGGGCGGAACACCGCGAACGTGGCGCTGGTGCTGGCGACCATCATCATCATCGGCGTGATCGGCGGGCTGTTCGACGCCGTGTTGCGCGCCGCCGAGACCCGCGTCCGGCGGGATTACGGCCTGGAGGTGCCCGCATGA
- a CDS encoding ABC transporter substrate-binding protein, giving the protein MTRNSIPTLLILSMLGSAAAQDAQTVRLGFFPNLTHAPALVGLERGTFQKALGKVKLDPREFVSGTTLTEAFAAGQIDIAYVGPGPAINAAGRGMPVQFLAGASEAGAVLVVRKDSSVRSYRDLGGKVVAVPSLGNTQDISLRHILNENGLRSRTDGGTVTITPVAPADVMTAFAAKRVEVTLVPEPWGAALEAQGHRVIGNEKTVWRDGKYPTTVVIVNSRFAQANPQLVTAFLKAHTEAVAFINRNPVGAQTAVNAQLLELTGAKLDPRVLQRAFARTRFTTNLDLAALTEYAKLNVEAGYARSAPDLAPFIRK; this is encoded by the coding sequence ATGACCCGAAACAGTATTCCCACCCTGCTGATCCTCTCAATGCTCGGCAGCGCTGCCGCCCAGGACGCCCAGACCGTGCGCCTGGGCTTCTTTCCCAATCTCACGCACGCGCCTGCCCTGGTCGGCCTGGAGCGTGGCACCTTCCAGAAAGCACTCGGTAAGGTAAAACTGGACCCCAGGGAATTCGTGTCCGGCACCACCCTGACCGAGGCGTTCGCCGCCGGTCAGATCGACATCGCGTACGTGGGGCCGGGGCCGGCCATCAACGCGGCCGGGCGCGGCATGCCGGTGCAGTTCCTGGCGGGAGCCAGCGAGGCGGGCGCGGTGCTCGTCGTCCGTAAGGACAGCAGCGTCCGGTCCTACAGGGACCTGGGCGGGAAGGTCGTCGCCGTGCCCAGTCTGGGCAACACGCAGGACATCAGCCTGCGGCACATCCTGAACGAGAACGGTCTGAGATCCAGGACGGACGGCGGGACCGTCACGATCACGCCCGTCGCGCCGGCCGACGTGATGACCGCCTTCGCCGCCAAGCGCGTGGAGGTGACGCTGGTGCCCGAACCGTGGGGCGCGGCCCTCGAGGCGCAGGGCCACCGCGTGATCGGCAACGAGAAGACCGTCTGGCGCGACGGGAAGTACCCCACGACCGTCGTGATCGTGAACTCCAGGTTCGCGCAGGCCAACCCGCAGCTCGTCACGGCGTTCCTGAAGGCGCACACCGAGGCGGTGGCGTTCATCAACCGCAACCCGGTCGGCGCGCAGACGGCCGTGAACGCGCAGCTGCTGGAACTCACGGGCGCGAAACTCGATCCGCGCGTGCTTCAGCGGGCCTTCGCGCGGACTCGTTTCACGACCAACCTTGATCTGGCCGCCCTGACCGAGTACGCGAAGCTGAACGTGGAAGCCGGATACGCCCGCAGCGCGCCGGATCTCGCGCCGTTCATCCGGAAATGA